CATCACCGATCCGCTGCACCCGTTCGCCCGCTTCGTCGAAGCGAACGCGCGCTGGATCGCCTACCACGCCCGCTTCGATGAAAACACCCCCGGCTTTCCCAGCTTCGGCCACGTCTTCGCCCGCAGCGCCGGCGGCGCGGCCGTGGGCGTCGAGTTGCGCGTCGGCAACGGCAAGGTCGTCTTCCTGCCGGCACTCGGCAGTATCGCCTACGGCGACCCGCGCTTCGAGATGGCGACGCAGATGCTGGAGGCGCTGCGCCGCGCCTCGCTCAAGGACGGGGCGCAGGAAGAGCCGGGCTGGGCGCGCGAGATCCCGCTGCCCGGCGTTGAGGAGCTGGAGACAAAGGCGCAGGCGGCCAGCGCTGCGCTGCATGCGGCCGAAGGCTCGCTCGGCGAGGCGATGGTCGAACTGGAGAAGGTCGCGAAGTACCGGGCGCTGCTCTGGCAGGAGGGAGCGCTCGGCCTGGAGCCGGTTGTGCGCGACGCCTTCCGCACGCTGGGCTTCGAGGTGGAAGACGACCCGGACAAGCCGGGCTGGATCGCGGACGGGTCGCTGAAGGCGTTCTTCGAGGTGCAGGGCTCGAGCGGGCCGGCGCCGGAGTATCCCTACTTCCGTTTGCAGAAACGGCTGGAGAAGGACCTGCTCGACACACGCGAGCCAAAGCGCGGCCTGATCGTGATTAACGGCTTCCGCGAGCAGCGGCCGGAGATGCGCGAGGCGCAGGCGAGCGAGACGCTGCGCATCGCCTGTGAGAACTACCGGTATGCCCTGCTGACTACAGAGCGGCTGCTGGAGATGGTGCGCTGTGTGCTGGATGAGCCGCTTGACGCCGTGCGCCGCTCGATGCTGCGCGAACGGCTGCTGAAGGCCACGGGCGAGGTCGGGCCGGAGGTCATCCCGACTGCGGCAGAGCTGGCGTAACACCCTCGGCCGCGACGTCGGCGACGACGTCGAACCATTCCTGGATCGGTGGCCCCTTCAGCAGGCGGAAGCTGGCGTGAGTCAATTCGTGCATGCGCGGCAGCCCGTAGTAGACGTCCCATGCCTCACGGGAGGCCCACAGCGCGTAGACAACGAATTTGCCCGGATGTTCGACCGAGCGCAGCAAACGGGCCTGCAGGAAGCCTGGTGTCTGGCGCGCCAGCTCGTGCATCTCCTGCCAGATCGTCTCCCATTCGCCCGCGCTGTGGCGGTCGACGTGCCAGTTGGTGACCAAATGCTGCACGGTACACCTCCGGCGCGCCTGGGGTGAGCGGCGCAGAATGTTGCCTTCAGGACGGGCCGGCTTCGCACCAGCGGCCTCGCCGATGCCGGCAGCGCGGGCGGGAGCGCATTACGATCAACCCTCAGGACTCACGCGTGCGTCAGTCCTCCAGGCTGAGCACGGCGAGGAACGCCTCCTGTGGAATCTCAACGCTGCCCACGCGCTTCATCCGCTTCTTACCCTCGGCTTGCTTTTCCAGCAATTTTCGCTTGCGCGTCACGTCGCCGCCATAACACTTTGCGAGGACGTTCTTGCGCATCGCCCGAACGGTCTCCCGCGCGACGATGTGCCCGCCGATCGCCGCCTGCACGGGCACGTCAAACAACTGGCGCGGGATCAACGAGCGCAGCTTCTCGACCAGCCGCCGTCCCTGATACTGGGCCCGGTCGGAATGGGTGATCAAGGAGAGCGCATCGACGGGCACGCCGTTGACCAGCACGTCGAGCTTCACCAGCTTCGCGGCTTCGTAGTGCGAGAAGGTGTAGTCGAGCGAGGCGTAGCCCTGCGTGCCGGACTTGAGCTGGTCGTAGAAGTCCACCAGGATCTCGGAGAGCGGGATCGTGTATTCCAGCAGCACGCGCGCCTCGCCCGCCGCCGTGGCCGAGCCCTCGTTGCCGTGCTCTAAATACTCCA
Above is a window of Dehalococcoidia bacterium DNA encoding:
- a CDS encoding antibiotic biosynthesis monooxygenase family protein; the protein is MQHLVTNWHVDRHSAGEWETIWQEMHELARQTPGFLQARLLRSVEHPGKFVVYALWASREAWDVYYGLPRMHELTHASFRLLKGPPIQEWFDVVADVAAEGVTPALPQSG